The following proteins are co-located in the Doryrhamphus excisus isolate RoL2022-K1 chromosome 3, RoL_Dexc_1.0, whole genome shotgun sequence genome:
- the timm23a gene encoding mitochondrial import inner membrane translocase subunit Tim23, protein MDMEAGVVDVTTIALLYGRACLLEAPQQGRPISSDLFPPEMDNSQGSGGLKGSLGGLFGGGAPEYSNTELAGVPLTGMSPLSPYLNVDPRYLVQDTDEFILPTGANKTRGRFELAFFTIGGSCITGATFGALNGLRMGLKETRDLAWSKPRNVQIINMVTRQGASWANTLGSVALLYSAFGVVIEKARGAEDDINTVAAGTLTGMLFKSASGLKGVARGGLAGLALSGAYAVYNNWDHLTGASSSSSRIY, encoded by the exons atggacatggaa GCCGGTGTCGTTGACGTAACGACGATAGCGTTGCTTTACGGCAGAGCGTGTTTGCTGGAG GCGCCTCAGCAGGGACGACCGATCTCTTCGGACCTTTTTCCCCCAGAGatggacaactcacaaggctcCGGGGGACTTAAAGGCAGTCTGGGTGGTCTCTTCGGAGGTGGAGCACCAGAATATTCGAACACGGAGCTCGCCGGTGTTCCTT TGACCGGAATGAGCCCCCTCTCGCCTTACCTGAATGTGGATCCTCGGTACCTCGTTCAG GACACAGATGAGTTCATTCTACCAACAGGTGCTAATAAAACGAGAGGAAGGTTTGAGTTGGCCTTCTTTACCATTGGAGGCTCCTGCATTACAG GTGCTACATTTGGAGCTTTAAACGGTCTCAGGATGGGCCTGAAGGAGACCAGAGACCTGGCATGGTCCAAACCACGTAACGTCCA GATTATCAACATGGTGACCAGGCAGGGAGCTTCGTGGGCCAACACTCTGGGATCTGTCG CATTGTTGTACAGTGCTTTTGGTGTGGTGATAGAGAAAGCCAGAGGAGCAGAGGACGACATCAATACAGTAGCCGCTGGCACGCTAACAGGGATGCTCTTCAAATCAGCGA GCGGTCTAAAGGGGGTCGCCCGTGGTGGTCTGGCCGGGTTGGCTTTGTCTGGTGCTTACGCCGTCTATAACAACTGGGACCACCTGACCGGAGCGTCGTCCTCATCCTCCAGGATATACTGA